In Opisthocomus hoazin isolate bOpiHoa1 chromosome 14, bOpiHoa1.hap1, whole genome shotgun sequence, the following proteins share a genomic window:
- the MBNL3 gene encoding muscleblind-like protein 3 isoform X4, translating into MFAQQMQFMLPGAQLQPITTFPVTPSLATSPTMAFSPYLSHVSPGMGLVPAELLPNTPVLVSGNPTVTVPGGSAGQKLMRTDKLEVCREFQRGNCTRGENDCRYAHPIDIAMIDTNENTVTVCMDYIKGRCSREKCKYFHPPAHLQAKIKAAQHQVNQTAAAAMALPPGALQPLPKRPALEKNNGATTVFNPSVFHYQQALANMQLQQPTFIPTGSVLCMTPTASVVPMMHGATPTTVSAATTPATSVPFAATATANQISQLSVDELSSSMFVSQM; encoded by the exons ACAACTTTTCCTGTGACTCCATCGCTTGCAACAAGCCCCACGATGGCTTTTAGTCCCTACCTGAGTCATGTTTCTCCTGGGATGGGCTTGGTTCCTGCAGAGCTTTTACCAAATACTCCTGTCCTGGTTTCCGGAAATCCTACTGTTACAGTACCAGGAGGCTCTGCTGGGCAGAAACTGATGCGTACGGATAAACTGGAG GTTTGTCGAGAGTTTCAGCGTGGAAATTGCACACGTGGTGAGAATGATTGCCGCTATGCTCACCCTATAGATATTGCAATGATAGACACAAATGAAAATACTGTTACAGTTTGCATGGATTACATCAAAGGTCGATGCTCTAGGGAGAAATGCAAGTACTTTCATCCCCCTGCACACCTGCAAGCCAAAATCAAGGCAGCTCAACACCAGGTGAACCAGACAGCTGCAGCTGCAATG GCCCTGCCGCCTGGTGCACTTCAACCTTTACCAAAGAGgccagcacttgaaaaaaacaatgGTGCCACCACAGTCTTTAACCCAAGCGTTTTCCACTACCAACAGGCTCTAGCCAACATGCAGTTGCAACAGCCTACGTTCATCCCTACAG GGTCAGTTCTGTGCATGACACCCACTGCAAGCGTTG TGCCCATGATGCACGGTGCTACGCCCACCACTGTGTCTGCAGCAACAACTCCTGCCACCAGCGTCCCCTTCGCTGCAACAGCTACCGCCAATCAG aTATCCCAGTTATCAGTAGATGAACTGAGTAGCAGCATGTTTGTTTCACAGATGTAG
- the MBNL3 gene encoding muscleblind-like protein 3 isoform X5, translating into MAFSPYLSHVSPGMGLVPAELLPNTPVLVSGNPTVTVPGGSAGQKLMRTDKLEVCREFQRGNCTRGENDCRYAHPIDIAMIDTNENTVTVCMDYIKGRCSREKCKYFHPPAHLQAKIKAAQHQVNQTAAAAMALPPGALQPLPKRPALEKNNGATTVFNPSVFHYQQALANMQLQQPTFIPTGSVLCMTPTASVVPMMHGATPTTVSAATTPATSVPFAATATANQISQLSVDELSSSMFVSQM; encoded by the exons ATGGCTTTTAGTCCCTACCTGAGTCATGTTTCTCCTGGGATGGGCTTGGTTCCTGCAGAGCTTTTACCAAATACTCCTGTCCTGGTTTCCGGAAATCCTACTGTTACAGTACCAGGAGGCTCTGCTGGGCAGAAACTGATGCGTACGGATAAACTGGAG GTTTGTCGAGAGTTTCAGCGTGGAAATTGCACACGTGGTGAGAATGATTGCCGCTATGCTCACCCTATAGATATTGCAATGATAGACACAAATGAAAATACTGTTACAGTTTGCATGGATTACATCAAAGGTCGATGCTCTAGGGAGAAATGCAAGTACTTTCATCCCCCTGCACACCTGCAAGCCAAAATCAAGGCAGCTCAACACCAGGTGAACCAGACAGCTGCAGCTGCAATG GCCCTGCCGCCTGGTGCACTTCAACCTTTACCAAAGAGgccagcacttgaaaaaaacaatgGTGCCACCACAGTCTTTAACCCAAGCGTTTTCCACTACCAACAGGCTCTAGCCAACATGCAGTTGCAACAGCCTACGTTCATCCCTACAG GGTCAGTTCTGTGCATGACACCCACTGCAAGCGTTG TGCCCATGATGCACGGTGCTACGCCCACCACTGTGTCTGCAGCAACAACTCCTGCCACCAGCGTCCCCTTCGCTGCAACAGCTACCGCCAATCAG aTATCCCAGTTATCAGTAGATGAACTGAGTAGCAGCATGTTTGTTTCACAGATGTAG
- the RAP2C gene encoding ras-related protein Rap-2c: MREYKVVVLGSGGVGKSALTVQFVTGTFIEKYDPTIEDFYRKEIEVDSSPSVLEILDTAGTEQFASMRDLYIKNGQGFILVYSLVNQQSFQDIKPMRDQIVRVKRYEKVPLILVGNKVDLESEREVLSAEGRALAQEWGCPFMETSAKSKTMVDELFAEIVRQMNYASLPEKQDQCCTTCIVQ, from the exons ATGCGGGAGTACAAggtggtggtgctgggcagcgggggggtggggaagTCCGCCCTGACGGTGCAGTTCGTCACCGGGACCTTCATCGAGAAGTACGACCCCACCATCGAGGACTTCTACCGCAAGGAGATCGAGGTGGACTCGTCCCCCTCGGTGCTAGAGATCCTCGACACGGCGGGCACCGAGCAGTTCGCCTCCATGCGCGACCTCTACATCAAAAACGGGCAGGGCTTCATCCTCGTCTACAGCCTGGTCAACCAGCAGTCCTTCCAG GACATCAAGCCGATGAGGGACCAGATTGTCCGGGTGAAGAGATACGAGAAAGTTCCTCTGATCCTAGTGGGGAATAAAGTGGATCTGGAGTCGGAGAGGGAGGTGTTATCTGCAGAAGGCAGAGCCCTGGCTCAGGAGTGGGGCTGTCCCTTCATGGAGACGTCGGCCAAGAGCAAAACGATGGTGGATGAACTGTTTGCTGAGATCGTCAGGCAAATGAACTATGCCTCCCTGCCTGAAAAACAAGATCAGTGTTGTACAACTTGCATCGTCCAGtga